The Sporocytophaga myxococcoides genome contains a region encoding:
- a CDS encoding carbohydrate-binding protein, which produces MNKIGLLFILVNILNIHLYAQNTITVNLSNKIRPVTHCASGSLYGVIETLPSDIANLVAPLKPHVFANPAQSGSGKQQPVGDAIKVSERLQNTSAKVQVRLPDVLPGWPYKWPGTQSYLDICKQVINAKKASGRTNYDGYEIWNEPQGTWNASNGNFNTTCWKPTFDLIRSMDPGARIIGPSLAYYNNNYMRDFLTFCKANNCIPDVVCWHQWGAGGFVNAYNQYRALEKELGISPRPISINEYSSKTSDPNEGCPGYSVPFISKFERHGVESACISWWFTNLPGRLGSLLTSNNQKGGGWHLYKWYGDMTGNMVQVTPPNDFSEGLDGFGCIDDVSKYASICIGGNFTGNASVKINGIPAYFGSSVKVRLEYVSWSGKDNPVAGTSLISNSVFNVNNGSVTVPVNVTSIYYAYRIYLEPSVNTPSVTIAVPAKDTVVANPSDVLVRANVSDPSAINDLKFFVNGVQSGKTLTAPPFTTTLNIRTAGVYAVTAEITDKNNNKVVSSGKIIRTAIAQVGYNYQSHTIPGTIQSEEFDLGGNGFAYLDNTPGSSVTPLVNYRTDEDVDIENCTDAGGGYNIGYATAGEWLEYSVKVAKTGKYNLALRVACNGDGRTVNLTIDGNALTSSIPIPNTSGWQNWTTISVKELPMSAGEHILRLTIGNVDYVNLNYMVFEEVVQVQPPAITLTSPGNRTTISVDEKLTLSADATDPDGNIIGVSFYQDGKLLTTVNTAPFSYQWTPTFPGEYSFYSEAFDTDGLSTRTDTVSITVQTIVTGLSGVEIISFQPHPNPLNEEGFSLKGMGNFAYRIVDFKGALVESGDASESISIGKGLAQGIYLLTIENEGNRFVWKIVRK; this is translated from the coding sequence ATGAATAAAATTGGTCTGCTATTTATATTGGTGAATATTCTGAATATTCATTTATATGCACAAAACACAATAACTGTCAATTTATCCAATAAAATTCGACCTGTTACACACTGTGCATCTGGTTCTTTATATGGAGTCATTGAAACCTTGCCCTCCGATATTGCTAATCTGGTCGCTCCTCTGAAGCCACATGTTTTTGCCAATCCTGCACAAAGTGGATCGGGAAAACAACAGCCTGTCGGAGATGCTATAAAAGTTTCTGAACGACTGCAAAACACCTCAGCCAAGGTGCAGGTACGTCTGCCTGATGTTTTGCCTGGATGGCCATATAAGTGGCCAGGTACTCAATCCTATTTAGATATCTGCAAACAAGTAATTAATGCAAAGAAAGCTTCAGGTAGAACTAATTATGATGGTTACGAAATCTGGAATGAACCTCAGGGAACCTGGAACGCATCTAATGGAAACTTTAACACCACCTGCTGGAAACCTACTTTTGATCTGATCCGTTCGATGGATCCCGGTGCAAGAATAATAGGGCCGTCATTGGCATATTACAACAATAACTATATGCGTGATTTCCTGACTTTCTGCAAGGCTAATAATTGTATTCCGGATGTTGTCTGCTGGCATCAATGGGGAGCAGGTGGGTTTGTAAACGCGTACAACCAATACCGTGCGCTTGAAAAGGAATTGGGAATTTCTCCGAGGCCAATCAGCATTAATGAATATTCTTCAAAAACCAGTGATCCCAATGAAGGTTGTCCAGGGTATTCTGTACCATTTATCAGTAAATTCGAAAGACATGGTGTGGAAAGTGCCTGTATCTCCTGGTGGTTTACCAACCTGCCAGGCAGACTGGGAAGTTTACTAACTTCCAATAACCAGAAAGGCGGAGGATGGCATTTGTACAAATGGTACGGGGATATGACCGGAAACATGGTACAAGTAACTCCCCCTAACGATTTTAGCGAAGGCTTGGATGGTTTTGGTTGTATAGACGATGTCAGTAAATATGCCAGCATTTGCATTGGTGGGAATTTCACAGGAAATGCTTCTGTAAAAATAAACGGAATTCCTGCCTATTTCGGCAGCAGTGTCAAGGTGAGGCTGGAATATGTTTCATGGTCTGGTAAGGACAATCCGGTAGCTGGTACCTCATTGATTTCCAATTCTGTTTTTAATGTGAACAATGGATCTGTTACTGTGCCTGTAAATGTAACAAGTATTTATTATGCCTATCGCATTTATTTAGAGCCATCGGTGAATACACCTTCGGTTACAATTGCTGTTCCAGCAAAAGATACAGTGGTTGCCAATCCTTCAGATGTGTTGGTTCGTGCAAATGTTTCAGACCCATCAGCAATTAATGATCTGAAGTTTTTTGTCAATGGTGTGCAGTCTGGAAAAACGCTGACTGCTCCTCCTTTTACCACCACTTTGAATATCAGAACAGCAGGTGTTTATGCAGTTACAGCAGAAATCACTGATAAAAACAATAACAAAGTTGTTTCGTCTGGTAAAATCATAAGGACCGCAATTGCACAGGTTGGTTATAACTATCAGTCTCATACTATTCCCGGTACCATTCAATCTGAAGAGTTTGATCTGGGAGGAAACGGCTTTGCTTATCTGGACAATACACCGGGAAGCAGTGTCACTCCATTGGTAAATTACCGGACTGACGAGGATGTTGATATTGAAAATTGTACTGATGCTGGTGGAGGATACAATATAGGATATGCAACAGCGGGTGAATGGCTGGAATACAGTGTAAAAGTAGCTAAAACAGGAAAATACAATCTTGCTCTGAGGGTAGCTTGCAATGGCGATGGACGAACGGTTAATTTAACAATTGACGGGAACGCCTTAACCTCATCTATACCCATACCAAACACCTCGGGATGGCAAAACTGGACAACTATTTCTGTTAAAGAATTGCCAATGTCTGCAGGGGAACATATCCTGCGATTGACCATAGGAAATGTGGACTATGTCAATCTGAATTATATGGTTTTTGAAGAGGTGGTTCAGGTACAACCACCGGCGATCACATTAACTTCACCAGGCAACCGGACAACCATAAGTGTTGACGAGAAATTAACACTGTCTGCAGATGCAACCGATCCTGACGGAAATATCATCGGTGTATCTTTTTATCAAGACGGCAAATTGCTCACCACAGTAAATACAGCACCTTTTTCTTACCAGTGGACTCCAACGTTTCCGGGAGAATATTCATTTTATTCTGAAGCTTTTGATACCGATGGCTTAAGTACCAGAACAGATACAGTGAGTATTACAGTTCAAACAATTGTCACGGGTCTTAGTGGAGTGGAGATCATCTCATTTCAACCGCATCCGAATCCTTTGAATGAGGAAGGTTTTTCGCTGAAAGGAATGGGAAACTTTGCTTATCGCATTGTTGATTTTAAAGGTGCATTGGTAGAAAGCGGCGATGCTTCAGAGTCAATAAGCATTGGAAAAGGCCTGGCCCAAGGTATATATCTTCTGACGATAGAAAATGAAGGGAACCGGTTTGTCTGGAAGATCGTCAGGAAGTAG
- a CDS encoding YihY/virulence factor BrkB family protein: MDSRNKGTMADRPKEIPARGWKDIFLRVKDEFTNDHISIVAAGVAFYFFLALFPLMSAMVAIYGLAFDAAQVEQQLSQLSAVMPPQAQDIIGPQLHKIVSAPQQGLGLALIFSILLSLWSANAGTKALFDGINIAYNENEERNFFKLNGITLAVTLGGILVGLVAAALVIGFPAIIDRLGLPSTVSDILSLARWPLLFAFIVVSLSVIYKIAPDRNNPKFKWVSWGACIAAALWIGASLLFSLYINNFGNYDATYGAIAAVIILMLWFQITSICVLLGAEINSEMEHQTAKDTTVGEPEPLGQRRGYHADRLAAGTEEADEKDIPDEEKVRHRTKRTETKNRDSLKLERWIRNRELKAKNRNPGDED; the protein is encoded by the coding sequence ATGGATAGCAGGAATAAAGGAACGATGGCGGATCGACCAAAGGAGATCCCCGCAAGAGGGTGGAAAGATATATTTCTAAGGGTAAAGGATGAATTTACCAATGATCATATCAGCATAGTAGCAGCAGGGGTTGCGTTTTATTTCTTTCTGGCGCTTTTCCCTTTGATGAGCGCTATGGTTGCCATTTATGGACTTGCATTTGACGCTGCTCAGGTAGAACAACAATTGAGTCAGTTAAGTGCAGTAATGCCGCCACAAGCTCAGGATATCATTGGACCACAATTACATAAGATAGTCAGCGCCCCTCAACAGGGTCTTGGTTTGGCATTGATTTTCAGTATTCTGCTTAGTCTGTGGTCTGCTAATGCCGGAACCAAGGCGCTTTTTGATGGTATTAATATAGCTTACAACGAAAATGAAGAAAGAAATTTCTTTAAGTTAAATGGGATAACCCTTGCCGTTACTCTGGGGGGAATATTGGTAGGATTAGTAGCAGCAGCATTGGTAATCGGTTTTCCAGCTATCATTGATAGACTTGGATTGCCTTCTACAGTATCAGATATCCTTTCATTGGCACGTTGGCCTTTGCTTTTTGCATTCATCGTTGTTTCATTATCTGTAATATATAAAATTGCACCTGACAGAAATAATCCTAAATTCAAGTGGGTTAGCTGGGGTGCATGTATAGCTGCTGCCTTATGGATAGGTGCTTCTCTTCTGTTTAGTTTATACATCAATAACTTCGGAAATTATGATGCGACTTACGGTGCTATAGCTGCTGTCATTATCCTGATGCTGTGGTTTCAGATTACAAGCATTTGTGTTCTGCTCGGTGCAGAAATAAATTCTGAAATGGAACACCAGACAGCTAAAGATACCACTGTTGGTGAACCAGAGCCACTGGGACAACGAAGAGGATATCATGCCGATCGTCTTGCCGCCGGAACAGAAGAGGCAGATGAAAAGGATATTCCTGATGAGGAAAAAGTACGGCACAGAACCAAAAGAACAGAAACTAAAAACAGAGATAGCCTTAAGCTTGAGAGATGGATTAGAAACAGAGAGCTAAAGGCTAAAAATAGAAATCCTGGTGATGAGGATTAA
- a CDS encoding response regulator translates to MKHTTGLLYVDSEQHNLNAFRAYFREFKEYNIHLYRTGIDALFALHTEKIDIIIADQPRPEVTGFEFVSAAHFKDSPPLIIALTVHPDTTALDLAMEQGTLFRYFGKPVDFQELHLALIDAKLS, encoded by the coding sequence ATGAAACACACAACCGGCCTGCTCTATGTCGATAGTGAGCAGCACAACCTGAATGCTTTCCGTGCTTATTTCCGGGAATTTAAGGAATATAATATTCACCTGTATAGAACAGGTATTGATGCGCTCTTTGCCCTGCATACCGAAAAGATCGACATCATCATTGCCGACCAGCCCCGACCGGAGGTCACAGGATTTGAGTTTGTAAGTGCAGCACATTTTAAGGATTCGCCACCGCTCATTATTGCACTCACCGTTCATCCGGATACCACTGCACTGGATCTGGCGATGGAGCAAGGTACGCTTTTCCGGTACTTTGGAAAGCCTGTCGACTTTCAGGAACTGCACCTGGCATTGATAGATGCTAAATTAAGTTGA
- a CDS encoding helix-turn-helix domain-containing protein, translating to MLTLGTKIKKVRELKGLKQEYMAEVLGISQPSYSKIETDEVTVSPERLEQIAKVLQVSVQDILAFDEKIVFNVMQKKDGIFNNGTLNQNFPSDIKALYEDKIKLLQDIIDMQKKEIEMYKKEIDRLGGEK from the coding sequence ATGCTAACGTTAGGAACTAAAATAAAGAAAGTAAGAGAGCTAAAAGGTCTGAAACAGGAATACATGGCAGAGGTATTAGGCATCAGCCAGCCCAGCTACAGCAAAATCGAAACAGACGAGGTGACCGTAAGCCCGGAGAGGCTGGAGCAGATTGCGAAGGTGCTTCAAGTGAGTGTGCAGGATATATTGGCGTTTGATGAGAAGATTGTTTTTAATGTCATGCAAAAAAAGGATGGTATTTTTAATAATGGCACACTCAATCAAAACTTTCCTTCTGATATCAAAGCATTGTATGAGGATAAGATAAAGCTACTACAAGATATTATTGATATGCAGAAGAAGGAAATTGAGATGTATAAGAAGGAGATTGATAGGTTGGGAGGGGAGAAGTAG
- a CDS encoding AAA family ATPase, which produces MLKRELKTQAFNEIISTPNFLGKYEEYDGILTFLSKIWNLKEMSSEDGRFKNAYDDTYQHIVNNNDWTIEYLFLERFRLIDGDENHFILFLETIVNPTVRKSKEEILLYVSKINAIIQESGFRLILTTYFEELPVFKYKANDEFNDLPIEILANNIPIYLSTQEGQRIYPCFVLRYDNWNDYGLRTLFDLTYYSQVNSYTTIGQTKIMKQGTNPTWDSLSETFTGLSNDYCSLGQNKSYYFRLKQLLGSNYTSFLLALRDVATFPRIYELFENDDIFKTSLLRENDKERLARTIRFEIEGIPSNEYYKFNYTHKPPYAENTIALNFDFEYNTDFEHRIYALIGKNGTGKTRILSSLAKELSEKEPQTFTPRKPVYGKVFTVSYSFFDRFEIPNRDASFNYVYCGLKKSDNTWKSDDDLLAGFYQSVALIKRKNLENDWYKILSNFIIVDILDIAFEKVEDFINPYNYVFKEDKFSEIRKHLSSGQSIILFMVSEILSQIRYDSLILFDEPETHLHPNAISALLNTLFDLVKRFQSFCVIATHSPIIIQEIPARNIFVIERENNLAYIRNLERESFGENLTVITQEIFGNREVPRHFINLISELVSKGKSYEEILTILETDNLPVSSNVRLYIKALMPE; this is translated from the coding sequence ATGCTCAAAAGAGAACTTAAAACACAAGCGTTTAACGAAATAATTTCCACACCAAACTTTTTAGGTAAATATGAGGAGTATGATGGTATTCTTACATTTTTAAGTAAGATTTGGAATTTAAAAGAAATGTCTTCTGAAGATGGACGCTTTAAAAATGCCTATGACGACACATATCAACATATTGTAAATAACAATGATTGGACTATAGAATATTTATTTCTAGAGAGATTCAGATTGATTGACGGTGATGAAAATCATTTTATTCTTTTCCTAGAAACAATCGTAAATCCGACTGTTAGAAAAAGCAAAGAAGAAATCTTACTTTATGTTTCAAAAATAAATGCAATCATTCAGGAGTCAGGATTTAGATTAATATTGACAACATATTTTGAAGAACTCCCTGTATTTAAATATAAGGCGAATGATGAATTCAATGATTTGCCAATTGAAATCTTAGCAAATAATATCCCAATTTACTTATCAACCCAAGAAGGACAAAGAATATACCCTTGTTTTGTATTAAGGTATGACAACTGGAATGACTATGGCTTAAGAACGCTTTTTGATTTAACATACTACTCCCAAGTTAATAGTTACACTACAATTGGACAGACAAAAATTATGAAACAAGGGACAAACCCAACTTGGGATTCCCTCTCTGAAACTTTTACTGGATTATCTAATGATTATTGTTCCTTAGGTCAGAATAAATCATATTATTTTAGATTAAAGCAGCTCTTGGGCAGTAATTACACAAGTTTCTTACTGGCATTAAGAGATGTTGCAACTTTTCCTAGAATTTATGAGCTTTTTGAAAATGATGATATTTTCAAAACGTCCCTATTAAGGGAAAATGATAAAGAGCGTTTGGCTAGAACCATAAGATTTGAAATTGAAGGGATACCTTCAAATGAATATTACAAATTTAATTACACTCATAAACCCCCGTATGCTGAAAACACAATTGCATTAAATTTTGACTTTGAATACAATACGGACTTTGAACACAGAATTTATGCTTTAATCGGCAAAAATGGAACTGGAAAAACAAGAATCCTATCTTCTTTGGCTAAAGAGTTATCAGAAAAGGAACCTCAAACTTTTACTCCTAGAAAACCTGTTTATGGAAAAGTCTTTACAGTCTCTTATAGTTTTTTTGACAGATTTGAAATACCAAATAGAGACGCATCATTCAATTATGTTTACTGTGGACTTAAGAAAAGTGATAATACATGGAAATCGGACGATGATTTATTAGCAGGTTTCTACCAATCAGTTGCCCTAATTAAAAGAAAGAATTTGGAAAACGATTGGTATAAAATTCTAAGCAATTTCATTATTGTCGACATTTTAGATATTGCATTTGAAAAAGTTGAAGATTTCATAAATCCTTATAATTACGTTTTTAAGGAAGATAAATTTAGCGAGATACGAAAACATCTTAGTTCTGGTCAAAGTATAATCTTGTTTATGGTAAGCGAAATACTTTCACAAATAAGATATGATTCACTAATTCTTTTCGATGAACCCGAAACGCATTTGCATCCAAATGCAATAAGTGCATTACTAAACACTTTGTTTGATTTGGTGAAAAGATTTCAATCCTTTTGTGTAATTGCTACTCATTCTCCAATAATAATTCAAGAAATACCAGCAAGAAATATTTTCGTAATTGAACGTGAAAATAATTTAGCCTATATCAGAAATTTAGAACGAGAATCGTTTGGCGAAAACTTAACTGTAATAACCCAAGAGATTTTTGGAAACAGAGAAGTCCCGAGGCATTTCATAAATCTAATTTCTGAATTGGTTTCGAAAGGTAAATCGTATGAAGAAATATTGACAATCCTTGAAACTGATAACCTACCAGTATCTTCAAATGTACGTTTATATATAAAAGCCCTAATGCCTGAATAA
- a CDS encoding HNH endonuclease has translation MKNLKPYKEECFEIHKKAVNKKHTGELKSRLELLNPLVENEYKSFDERFSQKELHKLVSNATLYAAKEDLTTLYSYQSSVIKSVRESIRKLQVKTIISTCQNCTIDSANSFDHVLPKSKFPEFIVNPKNLFPCCTTCNSHKLNAISEDGNDVFLNLYLDELPIIQYLFVDVFLDKYSELNFRYYLSNTDNKINSDFFNVINNHYTKLHLFERMRLKSIEYISELETKILTFRHRLSLDTIINDITNATNHDKEAYGHNYWRCILEIALINSPLFIDKYK, from the coding sequence ATGAAAAATTTAAAACCCTATAAAGAGGAATGCTTTGAAATACACAAGAAAGCAGTCAATAAAAAACATACAGGTGAATTAAAGTCAAGGCTTGAATTACTTAATCCTCTTGTTGAAAATGAATACAAGTCCTTCGATGAAAGATTTAGCCAAAAGGAATTACATAAATTAGTTTCTAATGCAACTCTATATGCGGCAAAAGAAGACCTGACAACCTTATACAGCTATCAAAGTAGCGTAATTAAATCAGTAAGGGAGAGCATTCGAAAATTACAAGTTAAAACCATCATAAGTACGTGTCAAAACTGTACAATAGATTCTGCAAATTCATTTGACCATGTATTACCTAAATCAAAATTCCCTGAATTCATAGTAAATCCTAAGAATCTATTTCCTTGCTGTACAACATGTAATTCTCACAAATTAAATGCTATAAGTGAAGACGGCAATGACGTTTTTTTAAATTTATATTTAGATGAACTGCCTATAATACAATATTTATTCGTTGATGTATTTTTAGATAAGTACAGTGAACTAAACTTCCGGTACTATTTAAGCAACACAGATAATAAAATCAATTCAGATTTCTTTAATGTAATTAATAACCATTATACCAAACTTCATTTATTTGAAAGAATGAGGTTGAAGTCAATTGAATATATAAGTGAACTTGAAACAAAAATTCTAACATTTAGACATAGGCTTTCGTTGGACACAATCATAAATGACATTACTAATGCTACAAATCATGACAAAGAGGCATATGGGCATAACTATTGGAGGTGTATACTTGAAATTGCTTTAATAAATTCACCTTTGTTTATTGACAAATATAAATAG
- a CDS encoding transposase, with amino-acid sequence MEKIFKERRISQMSLQEVYFWTSTVKDWKLLLKQDKYKEYIIDVMKRQVEKQLITIYCFVIMPNHLHIIWKLNKLNGKEKPHASFNKETAHYFVKDMKKKHPKVLDHFIEKSKERDFRIWQRDPMAILMDSKKKVEQKIDYIHNNPLGAKWNLAKSPEEYQWSSAGFYLAGEKRYSFITDYREYFG; translated from the coding sequence ATGGAAAAAATATTCAAAGAGCGACGCATCTCCCAGATGAGTCTTCAGGAAGTTTACTTTTGGACAAGTACCGTCAAAGATTGGAAGTTATTGCTTAAACAGGATAAGTATAAGGAATACATCATTGATGTGATGAAGAGGCAGGTAGAGAAGCAATTAATTACAATTTATTGTTTTGTTATTATGCCGAATCATCTTCACATAATTTGGAAACTTAATAAACTGAACGGAAAAGAAAAGCCACATGCTAGTTTTAATAAGGAAACTGCCCATTATTTTGTTAAAGATATGAAAAAAAAACATCCCAAGGTATTGGATCATTTCATTGAAAAGAGCAAAGAAAGAGATTTTAGGATATGGCAAAGAGATCCAATGGCGATTCTGATGGACAGTAAGAAAAAGGTGGAACAAAAGATAGATTATATTCATAACAATCCATTAGGGGCAAAATGGAATTTAGCCAAGAGCCCCGAAGAATATCAATGGTCTTCTGCTGGCTTTTATTTGGCAGGAGAGAAAAGGTATTCCTTTATTACAGATTATAGAGAATATTTTGGTTAG
- a CDS encoding eCIS core domain-containing protein yields MASEKTHQETTHQRNNSHSSRSTSNLMAYGKLATAGSDHLQNNGYSNAVMQSMSYTHGNIQLKKEDEGNIQLKQEGRPSTENNTGMPDDLKSGIENLSGMSMDDVKVHYNSDKPAQMKANAYAQGTDIHVASGQEKHLPHEAWHVVQQKQGRVQPTIQMKGDVNVNEDPGLEKEADVMGAKALEKASGADKELHDSKNKQLDIGISRDHNTAQLTRWRFNGENWEIIKKDEFEKYDAPEVMDQDKKGDEYDQNTGRRISAIHQDLWMKSGELESLRGEMEDQIDLWPEIAKGLIAHCEKYPGDLQDGLLDCGKLTFPSDLKFTPEHFSPGEPVIKDELRQRLGDFLISFTKANGQMAYLETKKWFLDETYKVVLEVNFYPDRDFNPNAKRLAPHKDTDSRNLFVNLIFNNPTKMPGTEWTMDQFQPDETRLDELQERLPQEEIESIFAAKANMDELPNETPGKNIWEGGVVEPNSYVSWIDELIWHSTPSVEKRVEFDKAQVKYWFMNGASDFKLSFYESMLIVSENIHGNIGVENLKEFAKNLKDLDSCLTKTKDLRETPELPLYQEILKEINCINWVGLKRSGRVGGVEIDQGKGIDTISRTVPTKIGNRPRSNSKPEVKVENQKALELMKDHQKSLQLAKKEEGTSTSNGSQEDELPKRSFIRTWVTLVKVKDV; encoded by the coding sequence ATGGCTTCAGAAAAAACTCATCAAGAAACCACTCATCAAAGAAATAATAGCCACTCTTCCAGGTCCACTTCAAATTTAATGGCATATGGAAAGCTTGCCACTGCTGGCTCTGATCACCTCCAGAATAACGGGTATAGCAATGCAGTAATGCAATCAATGTCTTATACCCATGGAAATATTCAGTTGAAAAAAGAAGATGAGGGAAATATACAATTAAAGCAGGAAGGCAGACCTTCTACAGAAAACAATACCGGTATGCCAGATGACCTGAAATCCGGCATTGAAAACCTTTCAGGAATGTCTATGGACGATGTGAAGGTTCATTATAACTCTGACAAGCCAGCTCAAATGAAAGCTAATGCCTATGCACAGGGTACTGATATTCATGTTGCTTCAGGTCAGGAGAAGCATCTGCCTCATGAAGCTTGGCATGTGGTGCAGCAGAAACAAGGAAGGGTGCAACCAACCATTCAGATGAAAGGTGACGTGAACGTGAATGAAGATCCTGGATTGGAGAAAGAGGCTGATGTGATGGGAGCGAAGGCATTGGAGAAAGCAAGTGGTGCTGATAAAGAACTTCATGATTCAAAAAATAAACAACTTGATATAGGTATTTCAAGAGATCACAATACCGCTCAGTTAACAAGGTGGAGATTTAATGGAGAAAATTGGGAGATTATAAAGAAAGACGAGTTTGAAAAATATGATGCTCCTGAAGTAATGGATCAAGACAAAAAAGGTGATGAATATGATCAAAATACAGGACGAAGAATCTCTGCTATTCATCAGGATCTATGGATGAAGTCCGGCGAACTTGAAAGCCTAAGAGGCGAAATGGAAGACCAGATAGATCTATGGCCCGAAATTGCCAAAGGTCTTATAGCCCACTGTGAAAAATATCCCGGAGATCTTCAGGATGGCCTTTTAGATTGTGGAAAATTAACCTTTCCATCAGATCTAAAATTTACCCCCGAACATTTTTCACCTGGCGAACCTGTAATTAAAGATGAGTTGCGTCAACGTTTAGGAGACTTTCTGATTAGCTTTACTAAAGCTAATGGACAAATGGCTTACTTAGAAACTAAAAAATGGTTTCTTGATGAAACCTATAAGGTCGTGCTAGAGGTAAATTTTTATCCTGATCGAGATTTTAATCCAAACGCAAAACGACTAGCTCCGCATAAGGACACAGACTCAAGGAATCTCTTCGTAAACCTGATATTTAACAACCCAACCAAAATGCCGGGAACAGAATGGACTATGGATCAATTTCAGCCAGATGAAACAAGACTTGACGAATTGCAAGAGAGACTTCCGCAGGAGGAAATTGAAAGTATTTTTGCAGCAAAAGCCAATATGGATGAATTACCAAATGAAACACCTGGTAAAAACATTTGGGAAGGAGGAGTTGTAGAGCCTAACAGCTATGTCTCCTGGATAGACGAGCTAATTTGGCATTCCACACCATCTGTGGAAAAAAGAGTTGAATTCGATAAAGCTCAGGTAAAATATTGGTTTATGAATGGCGCTTCTGATTTTAAACTTTCATTCTATGAGTCCATGCTAATTGTATCAGAAAACATCCATGGAAACATCGGTGTTGAAAATCTAAAGGAATTTGCCAAAAATCTTAAAGACCTCGATTCCTGTTTGACCAAAACCAAGGATTTACGAGAAACTCCAGAACTTCCCTTGTATCAAGAAATATTGAAAGAAATAAATTGTATCAATTGGGTTGGGCTCAAAAGATCAGGAAGAGTGGGTGGTGTTGAAATTGACCAGGGAAAAGGTATAGATACAATTAGCCGGACAGTACCAACAAAAATAGGTAATAGACCTCGATCAAACAGCAAACCGGAAGTAAAAGTAGAGAACCAAAAGGCATTGGAATTAATGAAAGACCACCAAAAATCATTACAATTAGCAAAGAAAGAAGAAGGTACATCAACTTCTAATGGCTCCCAAGAGGATGAACTTCCCAAAAGATCATTTATACGTACATGGGTAACTTTGGTAAAAGTTAAAGATGTATAA
- a CDS encoding glyoxalase/bleomycin resistance/dioxygenase family protein translates to MDIKFEAGINIAIKIPKSKYDKTVAFYKNILKLQVEEKPIDNPTVSRTHEVKFGNNIIWLDCVDNYTHSETWLQLTVPNVEEASDYLKLNGVETCDEIEELPENMHWIQDPAGTVFNLQTRDS, encoded by the coding sequence ATGGACATAAAGTTTGAAGCTGGAATTAACATAGCAATAAAAATTCCGAAAAGTAAGTACGACAAAACAGTGGCTTTTTACAAAAACATTTTGAAGTTACAAGTTGAAGAAAAACCTATTGACAATCCTACCGTTTCCAGAACTCACGAAGTTAAATTCGGCAACAATATAATTTGGTTAGACTGTGTAGACAACTATACACATTCAGAAACTTGGTTACAGCTTACAGTTCCAAACGTTGAAGAAGCATCTGACTATTTAAAATTGAATGGAGTGGAGACGTGTGACGAAATTGAAGAACTTCCTGAAAATATGCATTGGATTCAAGATCCGGCAGGAACTGTTTTTAATTTACAAACACGCGACAGCTAG